The Triticum aestivum cultivar Chinese Spring chromosome 4B, IWGSC CS RefSeq v2.1, whole genome shotgun sequence sequence TTGCTCccgtgcttgtagtcgtcgctaagtGGTCTATGGACCAGGATGTATTTTTTACTTCTGGTGTTGTTTGTACCATcttgactgttgatgaatagattgaaattttttttaaataaaattgcAGGTCAGCATTGAAGATGCACTTAATCCCCTTTGGTTCATCGCACCTGGACACCTTCCTTCGGATGCATAGAACCTAGACAGAGATGTCTGTATGCTCCATTTCAGGATCCAGAACCAATAATGGCAATGGTAACCGCCAACATATACACACACATGAGCGGGCAGTGTACTCTCATTGTTGGTTAATTCATCCCCCATGAAGCTTCTATCAGTCAGAATAGCGCCCGCATGAGCAGCGTAATCCCAAGGTAATAAGGTTTGCGTAGATCTCAGTAGATTAATTGGAACCATGCACAACCTTTTCTCCCATTCTTTTATTTGTTTGTTTTTATCTTTCTTCATTGGGGTGGCTGTAGGAGCTAGTAGAAGCGATATAATCGGTAAATCTTTGTTATAAAGTACAGTAAATCAGCGTATGAGCTTATTATTAATAGCGCGCAAAAAGGGGAACCGCATTCTGTGATTGCTAATTAAGTGTATTCACTTTGTTTATGGAGGATTTGCATTAGCTGCACTATATTTATGTGGTGTTTGATTTGGAGTTTGGCCAAACTTCAAAAGCCAAAGTTAAGCCTTAAAAAAACTACGTATATATACCTGGTCCAAAACAATGTCGTGGCTTTCTTGCAAGTATTTCATAATTCGCCGAAGATTGCAAGGACTGCTTATACATACAAGCAAGGAAAAGCAAGCATATTTACATTCATGTAGGGTCTTGTTATCGTACCCTTGGAAGTCGTGCCACCTTATTTGGGCCGCGTTTGCAACTTTCGGCTTGAGCAGTGTCTTCTTTCCTGATAGGCGTGTCTTGGATCTTGTTGGCACGGTGACACCGATGTGGAACTTTTCGATTCGCTAGTGAACTAATAAATTTCGACAAACCCTGTATTGCTCTTCTCGTTGGCAAGTCATCCATGACATGTCTTCTATTGGATATGATGACACATTGGCTTTTTCTGTCTTGGTAGTCTGTCAAGAGCTAGTGGTATGGCAATGCCTAATCGGCAAGTGAGGGCATCATCACCTCGACgacaatgccctaggtcttcattgGCTAGACCTTGCAATGGCGACTTATTGAAGGTAACAATTGTATGGAGTTGTGCAGAATCTGCTATCTCGGGTGCAGGTCAATGGTGTCGGCTTCGGTGGTTGGATAAGAAACAATGGCACATATGACCATTATCACTACAGGTGATGTATGCTAACGCTCGTTGCAACTTACGACCTGATCACAATTGAGTGTTTCTATTATCCTTAAAAAAAGGTTGGTGATGTGAATCCTTAGTGTCCCGAGTCCTGGCAAGGTTGTCCTGTTGTTGCAGAGGCCAAGAATATTTTTTATCATCTTGACCGTGGTGCGTTAATAAAGTTCTTGTTGTTTAATTTCTTTACAAAAATAGCTTGGCATCAAATGTCTTTCCAGATTTTGCATGGGCCTAATTAGTTGTCTGTGCTTGTTGTCATCATAATGGTAAAAGCACCCGGATAGTTATCGCCGTTTTGTGAAGCAAAACATGTATGTGAGAGAACTCAAATTTCATTATGTCTATTAGAAATTGATTGTACATCGACTTGTGAACCCAAGCGAGCTACTTCAGTAATTAGGGTATGTGTTGATGTTTTTCGCCCTCTGCAAGGAAATATGCACTCCCACTCCTCATGCACCACATAGTTGAATTGGTTATACCTCCTTATCATTTTTAGTATACTTACATTGATAATTACTCCGTACCCCAATGCGAGTTCCATGAGAAATTACATTTGAGACCACATATTGTATACTCTTAACACGTAAATTGCATTTTTGTACATAAAACTATATACTACATAAACTAAGGGCTTCCACGATTTTTCTCGTGAAACTTTTATTGAGCTATATTAGAATAATTAAGAAGGTATATTGAGAATCATAAAGaagtataattaatactccctttataaagaaatataagagcttaAATTTGAATGTGGGAGTACATAAATTAAGAAGTTTTGCTCTTCAAGCCTGGTCAGGGAAGAAGACACTGCTAATATAAGCTAGTCCGTCACACTGCTCAAGCAGAAAGTTGCAAACGCGGTCCGAATAAGGTGGCACGACTTCCATGCAGACGATATAAATGTATATATGCTTGCTTGTATGTATAAGTAGTCCTTGCATTCTTCGAAGAATTATGAAAAAAGGTAATATATTAATCGCAAGAAAGCCACGGCCATGTTTTGAACAAGGTACATATGCATAGAGTGTTTTGTTAGGCTTAACTTTGGCTTTTGAAATTTGGCCAAACACCACGTAACTTAGCAAATCCTCCATGAAGAAAATGAATACAAttaacttatactccctccgtaaagaaaaaATAAGAGCATTAAGATCACTAGGagtatatgtatatatgtatgtgcaACCCCTAAATCATGTTCCCAAAATGCACtaaaatgctactccctccgtctctaaATATTTatcattttagagatttcaaatggtctaccacatacggatgtatataggcatattttagactgtagattcacttattttgctctgtatgtaatcagttgttgaaatttctagaaagacaaatatttaggaacggagggagtatttgtaagTCATCATCAGACCTAAGCATCTAGATTCATGTACATACAAGTACAAGTATAAAGGAAATGAGATGACCTTTATCAATGACTATCAATATCGACTAAAAGTAAGTATTTACAACTAGTATAAGCTATAAAGTCCCTCAGTGGATCGACCTCCTCCCGAAAAAAGTTCCTGCTCCTCTCGAAAAAAGTGGATCGACCTCCTCTGCCGCTCCCGCGGGCGACAGGGGaggcctcccaccgccgccggttcccgtcccccctcttcctccagtcccctcgccgccgcccaggcGCGCCGGCCGGCGAAGCCTGCCTGGCATGGGCGGCGGCGGGATGCCTCTCCCCTTCGTCGTTTGGCTGGCACGGGACGGCCAGATCGATGGAAGGTGCTGGGCTAGTGTGGGGCACGGCGGCGTGGCAGCGGGCGCTCCTGGCGGTGGCGTGCGCTCGGCGCGACGACGCTATGGTGGCGTTCTCGCGACGCGGTATGCGGCTGCGCCGCCATTGATGGGGCTCGTTGGTCTCGCTCTGGCGGCCAGCGAGggctggatcccggggcggcggccccggacggCGGAGGTTGTGTAGGTGGCTGTGGTCTCGTGACGGGGGATACAGCGGCCACGGTGGTGGATGATCCGTGCACAAGACGCTTGATGGAGGCCACTGGAACAGATCTGGGTGAAGACCTGCTCGCGGCTGCTGCCGAGGCTGGCGAGGGCGGCACTTTTCGGTGTCGTTCCCTTGTTGAAGGCATCGTTGTTGAGAAGTTCCAGGCCactatctgctacctccgggggaaaccctaaatcAGTAGATCGGACGACGGCGGTATTATTGTGTCGTTTTCCTCTtgtggcgtcattcttggaggtgtacatgggctcgagggaccagtggacggaataattggtggagcggtgcttcatcttgcACACTAATGGTGGCgtttctcggcggcgtggcgcggtggagactcggcgcccgatgtgtggcgagggactcgcgcaggagggtgtcATTATcaggcgccgtggtggcgtcgatggcagagaggccaaGAAAGGTGGTGCAGCAGTacacactgaagatggattggtggcaggtggctgcggcggcctcatacccggcaggcgtcctggttgaggagtgcgccggactggtaggtgccccatacccggcaggcgtccgggttgggacctcaggtcttagatgtttaggtttggctgcaatgtctgtttggtattaggcccagactatcagcgccccttcatcaattggataggagtagcgagaGTTGTTGcatagacggtggctttagtcttactgttatatcactttgtaaggtcttatgagaataattaataaagtggccatatgcatcgaccagatgcagaggccgggggtcctcctccttttctaacaAAAAATAAAGTCCCTCCTAGATAGTTGGAACGTTCTGTTTGCTTCTAACAAAAAATAAAGTCCCTCATAGACGGTGGCGTTCTGTCGACACCTGCTGACATTTCTTGACCACTCCACCGCGATATACACTTCGATCGCATGCACAGCGTTACATTGCTTAGAACGAAATCACAGATCATTACCACTGACATGCATCCTCCCACCTCTCACCAACTGCAGATGCCAACGGCGCCGACGCCCCGCCTCAGACCGAAGCGGGCCACGACGCCCCTCAATGCGGCCGCGAGAGCCCGCCTCGCTGCTCTCCCCATAAGCGACGACAGCAGCGGCAGCGAGCACGAGGCGGCCGCACTCTCCAGCCTCGTCAACGATTACCTCCTCGAGACGGACGCGACAGTCCCGTCGGCCACCCTCGCGGTGGAAGGCTCCTCTGATCTGGATGACGAGCCTAACGGCGACACCAGCTCAACGGCGGCGGCCGACATGCTTGCGGAGATCAAGGACAATCTTGACCCGACCGGTAGCAGTGCTGACGAGCTACGCCGCCGGCTCGTCTTTGCCGTGGCGGATGCCATGCGCGGGTTGGATGATCTGCGGCCGAACCAGTCGGCTTTCCGGTGCTCCGTGATGTCCCGCCTGCGCGAGCGTggccacgacgccggcctgtgcaAGGTGCGTTGGGACAAGTTGAGTGGCGTGACCGCCGGGAGCTACGAATACATCGACATCATCGCTGGCGGGGGCGAGACAAGGTACATCGTAGATGTCGGCTTCTTGATGGAGTTTGAGGTCGCACGGTCGACCGAGGAGTACGAGGCAATTCGGACGGCACTACCGGAAGTGCTGATCGCGCGCCCGGAGCACCTCAGGCAGGTTGTGAAGCTTGCAGCATCCGCAGCACGGCGCTCAATCAAGAGCAGCGGCCTCAGTGTGCCGCCCTGGAGGAAGAGACGGTTCATGATGACCAAATGGTTAGGGCCCTACAAGCGGACGGTTAACTCTATTCCGGCATCAGCGGGTACGGCATTAGGCAGCAGTGGCGTGGTGGCCGTCTGCCGGACCATAGTTGGCTTCGCCCCTCAGACTACCGTGGGGACGTCGTCAGGCTTTTGGGGGTGAGGTGTGGTTGGAGTTTGAAAGATGCTATGTAAAGTTTGCAGATTGCATGGTAGATCGCTAGGGGTTTGATTTAGAGAAATAGAAATGCACATATTTATTGGAGTATTAAATTGTTTTTTTAAGAAACGAGTATTAATTTGTTAGGTCACTAGATATGTGTTGTCTTGTTGATACTTTGCTTTCCTTAGCATTGTAATATTTATATAGTTCTTATATATCTCTACTATCTAAAAAGAAACTAAGTTCCTTTTCCTGCAGACGAATCGCGTGCTGCCCACCTTCGTCCGTCCCCTATCTTCTTTTCCCGATTGGCAAGTGACGATTCGATTCAATCACCATAATTACATGACTCAATGGGCATCACACCTTCCCTTTAAAAAATCACAATCATCATAGTAATTATATGCCCCAGGTGTCACACCTCCCCTTAAAAAATTGCAACCACCATAATTACAATGCCCCAATGGgcgtccactactagggaaaacgctatacacagaggtatagcagtagcgttggtcaaaaTTCGGCGCTAGCGCTATTTAATAGTAGCGCTTGTTGCAAAACCACGCTACAATCattattttagcagtagcgcgtctccacagaaaagcgctactactaaaattctctcactagtgccggtaggctaggaatagtagcagCGCTTCTCGCAGAAGCACGCTATCGCTAAAaacattgtagcagcgcgtttcttctttacagcgctactgctatggaaaagaaaataaatagaaaaacaagtagaaaagtaaatgaaaatgatagaaatagaaaaagaagaaataaaaaaagaaaacgtaaagaaaacaaaagaaagagagaaagaaaatagaaagggttagctgcagcgcgtttctctggaacacgctatagctatcttagctatagcgcgtttcgtaaaaacacgctgctgctagtttgactcaaatcccggcGGCCCTGGcgcaaaatttcgctaagtccttcccccccccctctctactcccccctgtcccccaactgctccatcgccgccgttgccctgccgcgcgccttcgaccacaccaccaccgccggaggccgccttcgaccacaccgccgccgcccgccgccttcgaccacaccgccgccgcccgaggccgccccctcgacctcacagccgccgcccgaggccttCGTCATCGACCTCACTgtcgcctccctcgagctcgccgccgccgccctcgacctcaccgccgctgcccgagccagagcctgccctcgccgccgaccgtaaggctatgcctctcctgtccctacccccctatttctctctgctagggcaattatatatatatgtgttgatactgtgttgatgttcatatgaaccctaggtgttcatatgaaccctagatttttttagggcagtaggctttttatagcatttaggaaaaatgatttgcaatttttttaggaaattagctagggcaatttttatgaaaattcctaaacagtaattccatttagctttaaactaatagagggtatataaataatagtagcatttagatttaaattaacagagggtataaacaaaaaacacttagctataaaaaaatattttgactacggacctgaatttgttccaaatttcattcaaatgaaatttaaattatttggactatggacctgaatatttttgaagaaattgggtgtaggtactaagatcttgctgtggaaattctggtgaggtcaaaagggttagagaaaatgtagttcctagacttttagctttagacaaaaaacaaaagtatttagctataaataaaaaacagtagctatggcatttagctataaacaaaaaacagaattgtttttcttttcaaaaacttggtcaaacagaaCAGTAGCTATATGTCATTGacgttcatttgcatattccattattgttgattatatattttcattgaagtggccatgttatatagtgtttgctcatgttatatcttttcattgaagttgttcgattgtgcccaattggctttgttgtttccagggaatgatgctgagtggcctatgttttgccggaatgttgattcatttctgttccggcaaatttcaggttcttgatttgtccactttttagcaaaggtcatgccgaaattttccgtgaatttcggcatgacttgtgctacaaactaggacatatcgagtgcccgtgatttgccgcaccaggaaggagtcaacattcctgcaaaacaatagtccttttttatgtcattattcattttattaggtctagaattaattgactagatttaatcataggaaacatggctagcaacgatgaaggacagggttctggtgattgcgacgacgtctacctggcggcagacgaatattttggccttaccgacgatcaaccgatgttgttgctgggcccaccggtggcatcggggactgagactgacacgcagaccggtgctaagactgagaccggcgctgagattcagaccggcatcgagactggtgctgagaccggtgctgcctcggggagcggagccggtgtagaaccaaaagcaaagaggcaacggcttcctaacaaactcaggactactaggctggtggtcacggaggtggacgacggcatttttgagccaaaggcgcccgaggaagctcgctcgtgctacggcaatcaaataggctgcatcgtacagaCAACCGCcgccatcaacgatgagaaactacagaagatagaaaatatgaggagctccctcataaagaagtttcaccagatattcttgttccctggctggaatgagaaggattatgaagatccagacgaggacccggcaatgaagaagataaacaaacacgccatgaccaagttcatCGACGCGTTGGCCTcctggaaaactcgagtgaaagcaaggatcatcgacaagaaggaaccctactccgagattgtaaaggataatccgacaatcacggaagaccagtttcaaatattcaaggaggcttgcgaggccgaagctgccaaaaacaagtctaagtacatgaaggtgcttcaacagaggaacattgggagccaccacctcggaagccgtggttacggcggaaagaggtccaaatgggcctaggaggacgcggaagccgcgagtctgggcatcccagaccccttggcggatttcaccgtcctgcaggagcgtgacgtcctgagggcccggcaccgttgggacccagtgaagaaggtttacgagacaacaccggccATTACGGAGTTTATGAGActactggtaattttagtttctgatcaattcgactgcacacgttagtcatatttgtaaacgatccttgtgccttttgcagagagagcagcaccggattgcggccgaaagcgactcgccgtctgaggcattggcgaggcccaagtgggacactccattcaaccgggcgttgaacatattgaaatgacaaccggtggatactcgaccgtcgtatgggcgcgtgcacggtgtcggagacggcgcaacatggaagaagtactaccatgagaccacggaggagagaaaggaaagacagaggttaactgaagaaaacatcgacaagaaggttgagattgcggttgagaagaaatcatctcagacagttgcaacagcggtagctgccgcaaaacaggcggttgcagatttgtctacttccttggtgacgggcgttatcacttggacaaggaaaaatccagaaaaaaatgcagaggactttccccttgctgacttcttgggagcacctgctcccgcaccggctcccgcaccagctcccgcaccggctatcgcacctgctcccgcaccagacgtgctcggcggtgcttcgtctttggctgagctcgacgccctcacggtttctgtcacaccggcccccttcaatataaatgtataatctcccgttttcgttgcctttcggatgtctcacgtcgcagacttttctttgcaggccgacaaaaccccgtgcaccatattatacaccatcggcgaccagaaggtggccctggggaaggcgacgataatgaagccgaaggaaccattgttccacagccggccgatccccggaacgtcttcaaggtttccatggccagtgtcgaaccgggccacgagaatttgcctcctccaacactactggtggatgacgaggagacaccgcggtggcttggtgattgttgcaatgggtgggtcctgttgtggccaaagagtctgcttcgtctggaggcggccgagagcacacccacgagcatgcagcctcagcaaggtatgaacatcaacaccccacctacccaattagcgtcgggtgtcgggttgggtgatagcggacggggtaaggaggaggctccgttagtcgctgatgacgtcgccatggatgaggatgaggatgacgatggcgctgaacagtatgtctatactggcgcctcctcagggtttgagcgtcatgagtcggtgcctgaattaccgtctcaacgtgttattgacgaccttccggtagtaaagaagtctaggaagagagcgaggaaaggcaaaaaagctgattctatgatccagccgcctcagcagcctcggcttcaggaccgtatagatatccccgatgcggataaatggcatatccccggtcaaccaatcctacctgcaacagcgctacgggccagattcggcgatctaaggagacttcatgacgatgtgctgcgggtagagaaatgcctcatcgcctcgaaagatccaggatacccactctacgtggttaacgttccgcggcaaatgtcgtacgtcgacagcttccctgcggataagttcttcctccgattcgattacatattcgacatgtttcacgtgaagaagctggattttacgtttgtccgcctttatgccttgcacatgaactacatcattggggttgagcagatacgtcatatctgtgtcgctgacccgtactacatgcacgagagcttcttgggagtctgtgcagagcagcgtgaatacgcgacggattacatcgtcagtttcatgctcgccaataaggacaaggaggcgattctcgtgccttatcatcccgtgtaagtcatccgcgctgctatccttccttcgatttcaataattcatttgcacggtggaggctaattaatttgaggtgtacttattttgcgcagcggcgggcgcgccgtcctcatcatcctctacccccgattctcccacgctctttacttggactcgtcgaagaacattcacaaaaaggattacacccacatcaaagatgttctcgacagtgctatgttttactaccaagcaaggggtggagaggttagggacaagaagagaaggggcggcagggccgccttcagccataagaccgacttctgctgcatccagcaaccgaacgattcttttaatgatggattctatgtcctacaccacatgctggagtacagacgggatcaccagaaccttcacatgtcacctagatctggcgatgcccatattctgcaatgggcaaaggacataggagatatcgaggatcatcgacttcgagcagagttctataacatccagcgcgaacttgcccaaatcatcatgaaagaggtcgtcggaaaaacagggatgttctacggtggacaaatgtcgcgggaagatgtccgaacatgcatagcctctcagcgtctcgacatgaagcctttcattaagctcggggactatctccctgaccttgatggatggcacggcatgttggagtgattgtcgatatatgacaatgtgtctgtttagtccatactttctgtatgacaaaactttgagttatgcgcagtgaaa is a genomic window containing:
- the LOC123090141 gene encoding uncharacterized protein, which codes for MPTAPTPRLRPKRATTPLNAAARARLAALPISDDSSGSEHEAAALSSLVNDYLLETDATVPSATLAVEGSSDLDDEPNGDTSSTAAADMLAEIKDNLDPTGSSADELRRRLVFAVADAMRGLDDLRPNQSAFRCSVMSRLRERGHDAGLCKVRWDKLSGVTAGSYEYIDIIAGGGETRYIVDVGFLMEFEVARSTEEYEAIRTALPEVLIARPEHLRQVVKLAASAARRSIKSSGLSVPPWRKRRFMMTKWLGPYKRTVNSIPASAGTALGSSGVVAVCRTIVGFAPQTTVGTSSGFWG